Proteins co-encoded in one Chitinophagales bacterium genomic window:
- a CDS encoding ABC transporter ATP-binding protein translates to MSFWSKLFGTTPPSPSRSRGSSDSLTFKERWKALGNIPKFFRLIWETSRMMTLGNVILRVLQAGVPLTMLYVGKLIIDEVIRIAQTGFDGTDMQYLWSIVAIEFTLALVSDLFNRGINLLDALLGDLFANKTSVQLIEHAAKLDLQQFEDANFYDKLERARRQTTGRTVLMSQVLAQVQDMITILFLGAGLVVFNPWLIVLLFVAVIPAFLSETYFNEKSYSITRSWTPERRELDYLRYVGASDVTAKEIKIFGLEGFLRNRFESLADRYYEVNKALTVKRAAWGSIFNSLGNAGYYTAYIVIILQTVKNLISVGDLTFLAGSFNRLRSLLQSILTRFSSIAQNALYLQDFFDFMDMQPLIISQQQALTFPKEIQQGFVFENVGFKYPGTEIWALRHLSFTWDAGEKLALVGENGAGKTTFTKLIARLYDPSEGRILLDGHDLKEYDLKELREAIGVIFQDFVRFQMTASENIAIGKIEEKEDKPTIVHSAEQSLADTVIEKLPAQYEQMLGRRFEGGVELSGGEWQKVALGRAYMRKAQVLILDEPTAALDARAEFEVFQRFADLTAGKMAVLISHRFSTVRMADRILVLKNGQKVELGTHKELLELNGFYAELFGLQAAGYQ, encoded by the coding sequence ATGTCATTTTGGTCAAAACTATTTGGTACAACACCTCCCTCACCCTCAAGATCCAGAGGCTCATCGGATTCACTAACCTTCAAAGAACGCTGGAAAGCCCTCGGCAATATCCCAAAGTTTTTTCGTCTGATATGGGAAACCAGTCGCATGATGACGCTCGGCAATGTAATTTTGCGTGTTCTGCAAGCGGGGGTTCCGCTCACGATGCTCTATGTCGGCAAGCTCATTATTGACGAAGTAATCCGAATTGCTCAAACTGGTTTTGATGGTACAGATATGCAATATCTGTGGAGCATTGTAGCCATTGAATTTACTTTGGCTTTGGTATCGGATTTGTTCAACCGAGGAATCAACTTATTAGATGCATTGCTCGGAGACCTTTTTGCCAACAAAACTTCGGTTCAACTCATCGAACACGCTGCAAAACTGGATTTGCAGCAATTTGAAGATGCCAATTTCTACGACAAATTGGAACGGGCAAGGCGGCAAACAACAGGTAGAACGGTGTTGATGTCGCAGGTTTTGGCGCAAGTCCAAGACATGATTACCATCCTATTTTTGGGCGCAGGTCTCGTTGTCTTCAATCCGTGGTTGATTGTTTTGCTATTTGTGGCAGTAATTCCAGCCTTTTTGAGTGAAACTTACTTCAATGAAAAAAGTTATTCGATTACCCGCAGTTGGACCCCCGAAAGGCGAGAATTGGACTATCTTCGATACGTTGGCGCAAGCGATGTGACTGCCAAAGAAATCAAAATTTTTGGATTGGAAGGTTTTCTTCGCAACCGTTTTGAATCATTGGCTGACCGCTACTATGAGGTCAATAAAGCACTGACAGTCAAACGAGCCGCTTGGGGTAGTATCTTCAATAGCTTGGGCAATGCAGGTTATTATACGGCTTACATTGTCATCATCTTGCAGACCGTAAAAAATCTCATTTCCGTAGGAGATTTGACTTTTTTGGCGGGTTCCTTCAACCGTTTACGCAGTCTTCTGCAAAGCATTTTGACCCGTTTTTCGAGTATTGCCCAAAACGCCCTCTATCTGCAAGACTTTTTCGACTTCATGGACATGCAGCCCCTTATCATTTCACAACAACAAGCACTTACTTTTCCCAAAGAAATCCAACAGGGTTTTGTGTTTGAAAACGTGGGCTTCAAATACCCAGGAACGGAAATTTGGGCTTTGCGACACCTTTCTTTTACTTGGGATGCAGGCGAAAAATTGGCTTTGGTGGGGGAAAATGGCGCAGGAAAAACGACTTTCACCAAACTAATTGCCCGACTATACGACCCGTCCGAAGGACGTATTTTGTTGGACGGTCACGATTTGAAGGAATACGATTTGAAAGAACTTCGAGAAGCAATCGGCGTTATTTTCCAAGATTTTGTGCGTTTCCAAATGACTGCTTCTGAAAACATTGCGATTGGAAAGATTGAAGAAAAGGAGGACAAACCGACCATTGTTCATTCTGCTGAACAGAGTTTGGCTGATACAGTCATCGAAAAATTGCCTGCTCAATATGAGCAGATGTTGGGTCGTCGCTTTGAAGGTGGTGTAGAATTGTCGGGCGGTGAATGGCAAAAGGTTGCTTTGGGTCGTGCATACATGCGTAAGGCGCAAGTATTGATTTTGGATGAACCTACGGCAGCTTTGGATGCTCGTGCTGAGTTTGAAGTATTTCAGCGTTTTGCAGATTTGACCGCTGGAAAAATGGCGGTTCTTATCTCTCACCGTTTTTCAACTGTCCGCATGGCTGACCGTATTTTGGTGCTGAAAAATGGACAGAAGGTAGAGTTGGGTACACACAAGGAATTATTGGAATTGAATGGGTTTTATGCGGAATTATTCGGATTGCAGGCAGCTGGTTATCAGTGA
- the hemE gene encoding uroporphyrinogen decarboxylase yields the protein MQLKNDLLLQSALGKTVERTPVWLMRQAGRILPQYRAIRSKLSGFKELVQTPELACEVTIQPVDELDVDAAIIFSDILEIPEAMGLPYTMVESKGPIFPKTIHSQADVDALKIADGATDIHYTIEAIKLTKQALNGRVPLIGFSGCPWTIFAYMIEGSGSKTFSKARRMLYQQPEMSHQLMQKITLSILSYIKAQVAAGADLIQLFDSWAGILPPQQYSEFSLPYISQLCDAMEDVPVTVFAKGAYFAREELGRLNCEVIGLDWNMSPTESRKLIGNQKTLQGNFDPCLLYADQSTIRREVRKMLESFGTTRHIANLGHGVYPDTPLDNVKCFVDTVKEYNFSEIY from the coding sequence ATGCAACTAAAAAACGATTTACTCCTCCAATCAGCCTTAGGAAAAACCGTAGAACGCACACCAGTATGGTTGATGAGACAAGCGGGTAGGATTTTGCCACAATATAGAGCTATTCGCAGCAAACTTTCTGGTTTCAAGGAATTGGTGCAAACTCCTGAATTGGCCTGTGAAGTGACCATTCAACCTGTAGATGAATTGGACGTTGATGCAGCCATCATTTTCTCCGATATTTTGGAAATCCCCGAAGCTATGGGACTACCCTATACCATGGTAGAATCTAAAGGGCCAATTTTTCCCAAAACAATCCATTCACAAGCAGATGTCGATGCTCTAAAAATTGCAGATGGTGCAACAGATATACACTATACCATTGAAGCAATTAAGCTCACAAAACAAGCATTGAATGGAAGAGTTCCTTTGATTGGTTTTTCAGGCTGTCCATGGACAATTTTCGCCTATATGATTGAAGGAAGTGGCTCCAAAACATTCTCCAAAGCTCGGCGAATGTTGTACCAACAACCTGAAATGTCGCATCAACTGATGCAAAAAATAACCCTAAGTATATTATCGTATATAAAAGCACAAGTAGCAGCAGGTGCAGACTTGATCCAGCTATTTGATTCGTGGGCGGGCATATTGCCGCCTCAACAATATTCGGAATTTTCGCTGCCCTATATTTCCCAACTTTGTGATGCAATGGAAGATGTGCCTGTCACCGTTTTTGCGAAAGGGGCTTATTTTGCAAGGGAAGAATTGGGGCGATTAAATTGCGAAGTTATTGGTTTAGACTGGAATATGTCCCCAACCGAAAGCCGCAAGTTAATTGGCAACCAAAAAACCTTACAAGGCAATTTTGACCCCTGTTTACTTTATGCTGACCAATCTACGATTCGAAGAGAAGTCCGAAAAATGCTAGAATCATTCGGAACTACTCGACACATTGCCAATCTTGGACATGGTGTATATCCTGATACGCCGCTCGATAATGTCAAGTGCTTTGTTGATACCGTAAAGGAATACAATTTTTCTGAAATATATTAA
- a CDS encoding SDR family oxidoreductase yields the protein MNTISIIGCGWLGLPLAQYLQKQNFTIKGSTTTLSKMENLSAMGIESYLLQLQDDGTLPQEQMDNLMELLKTDVLIFNIPPGRKNPDVEASFLAKIKTLTQAMEGSPLQKMLFVSSTSVYSLQNQIATESDVLQPIKSSGKALLKAEELLQDVPNVETTVLRLAGLFGPNRPAGRFLAGKQNLTNGKGKVNLVHLEDCMEVIFQVIRQGKWGEVYNVCSDEHPTREEFYTAAAKKLGLVPPTFAANSPTKYCVVSNEKIKQELGIFFSSLY from the coding sequence ATGAACACAATCAGCATTATTGGCTGCGGTTGGCTCGGATTACCTTTAGCCCAATACCTTCAAAAACAAAATTTTACCATCAAAGGTAGTACCACTACTTTATCCAAAATGGAAAATTTATCTGCAATGGGCATAGAGTCTTACTTACTTCAATTGCAGGATGATGGAACATTGCCGCAGGAGCAAATGGACAATTTAATGGAACTACTGAAGACAGATGTTTTGATTTTCAACATTCCGCCTGGGCGCAAAAATCCAGATGTTGAAGCATCTTTTCTCGCCAAAATAAAAACTTTGACCCAAGCCATGGAAGGTTCTCCTTTGCAGAAAATGCTTTTTGTCAGTTCCACTTCTGTTTATTCCCTTCAAAACCAAATCGCCACCGAATCCGATGTTCTTCAACCTATTAAATCATCTGGAAAGGCATTGCTAAAAGCCGAAGAGCTTTTGCAGGATGTCCCGAATGTGGAAACTACTGTTTTACGGCTTGCAGGATTGTTTGGGCCGAATCGCCCTGCTGGACGTTTTTTGGCGGGAAAACAAAACTTGACGAATGGTAAAGGGAAAGTCAATTTGGTGCATTTGGAGGATTGTATGGAGGTGATTTTTCAAGTCATTCGACAAGGAAAATGGGGTGAAGTGTATAATGTTTGCAGTGATGAACATCCTACACGTGAGGAGTTCTACACCGCTGCTGCTAAAAAATTAGGGCTTGTCCCACCCACTTTTGCAGCAAATAGCCCAACTAAATACTGTGTGGTGTCAAACGAAAAAATCAAACAAGAATTGGGGATTTTTTTCAGTAGCTTATATTAA
- the rfbC gene encoding dTDP-4-dehydrorhamnose 3,5-epimerase, with product MNQQQAFIEQTGMEGLLILHPRVFADERGYFYESYNKERFAEHDLHFDFVQDNQARSTYGILRGLHFQHAPYAQTKLVRVTEGEVLDVVVDLRWKSKTYGQTYSIVLSEDNKTQLLIPRGFAHGYAVLSPTAVFQYKCDNYYSKKYEGGLAYNDPALQIDWRLPQQDIITSERDELWTNFKDLVHNF from the coding sequence ATGAATCAGCAGCAAGCATTTATAGAGCAAACAGGAATGGAAGGTTTATTGATTTTACATCCACGGGTATTTGCAGACGAAAGAGGATATTTTTATGAAAGTTACAACAAAGAGCGTTTTGCAGAGCATGATTTGCATTTCGATTTTGTGCAAGACAATCAAGCACGTTCTACTTACGGAATTTTGAGGGGACTACACTTTCAACATGCGCCTTATGCACAGACCAAGTTGGTGCGGGTTACAGAAGGTGAAGTGTTGGACGTGGTAGTTGATTTGCGTTGGAAATCAAAAACTTATGGACAAACTTACAGCATTGTTTTGTCAGAAGACAATAAGACGCAGCTATTGATTCCCAGAGGTTTTGCACATGGGTATGCCGTGTTGAGTCCAACAGCGGTGTTTCAATACAAATGCGACAATTACTACTCCAAAAAATATGAAGGTGGATTGGCTTACAACGACCCTGCTCTGCAAATCGATTGGAGGTTGCCACAACAAGATATCATCACCTCCGAAAGGGACGAACTATGGACGAATTTCAAAGATTTGGTGCATAATTTTTGA
- a CDS encoding haloalkane dehalogenase, translated as MQILMAPSSRFEDLEGYSFVANYKTVGEGLQIHYVDEGPKKAKQTLLLMHGEPSWSYLYRKMIPVFVAAGYRCIAPDLIGFGKSSKPSETEDYTYARHIEWVKKLVQQLDLQNVTLFGQDWGGLIGLRVLTDEPERFSRIVVANTGLPTGDHATPEAFLQWQEFSQNVKVFPFEKIMQTSTVTKLSPAVLKAYSAPFPHNRHMAGARIFPTLVPTTPDNVESENNREAWKVLMAWEKPLLTLFSDSDPITKGGEKPFIKLVPGAKDQPHQIIEGAGHFLQEDKGEEIAAIMVDWMDS; from the coding sequence ATGCAAATTTTGATGGCTCCCTCAAGCAGATTTGAGGATTTAGAAGGGTATTCTTTTGTCGCTAACTACAAAACGGTGGGCGAAGGGCTTCAAATACATTATGTAGATGAGGGACCCAAAAAAGCAAAACAAACCTTGTTGTTGATGCACGGTGAACCAAGTTGGTCGTATCTGTATCGCAAGATGATTCCTGTATTCGTAGCAGCAGGTTATCGATGTATTGCACCCGATTTGATTGGGTTTGGAAAATCGTCAAAACCCAGTGAAACAGAGGATTACACCTATGCTCGTCACATCGAATGGGTAAAAAAATTGGTACAGCAATTGGACCTTCAAAACGTCACCCTATTTGGCCAAGACTGGGGTGGTTTGATTGGATTGCGGGTATTAACAGATGAACCAGAACGTTTTAGCCGAATCGTGGTAGCCAATACAGGTTTACCAACAGGTGATCATGCAACACCCGAAGCGTTTTTGCAGTGGCAGGAGTTTTCACAAAATGTGAAAGTTTTTCCTTTTGAAAAAATCATGCAGACATCTACGGTTACTAAACTTTCCCCCGCCGTTCTCAAAGCCTATTCAGCTCCTTTTCCCCACAATCGGCACATGGCTGGTGCACGTATTTTTCCTACGCTTGTGCCTACTACACCAGATAATGTGGAATCGGAAAACAACCGTGAGGCATGGAAGGTATTGATGGCTTGGGAAAAACCACTTTTGACTCTGTTTTCAGATAGTGACCCGATTACGAAAGGAGGTGAAAAACCTTTCATCAAACTGGTTCCTGGCGCAAAAGATCAACCGCATCAAATCATTGAAGGTGCTGGACATTTTCTGCAAGAGGATAAAGGAGAGGAAATTGCAGCAATTATGGTGGACTGGATGGATTCGTAA
- a CDS encoding response regulator transcription factor, whose amino-acid sequence MMPRILLVEDEENLQEAIKMNLEIEGYEVVAVGDGLSAIKTFHGQRFNMIVLDIMLPEVDGIHVCEKVRLEDADVPILFLTAKDAPQDKVIGLKKGADDYMTKPFNLEEFLLRVKRLIRQSMKTETPTREIIEYSFGNNEINFATYKAVCQKGEVSLTNKESKLLKLLIERNNEVVSREQILQFVWGYDVYPSTRTIDNFILAFRKYFEEDPKKPEFFHSIRGVGYKFTNLDEVDNTQQMLA is encoded by the coding sequence ATGATGCCTAGAATATTACTTGTAGAAGATGAAGAGAACCTTCAGGAAGCAATTAAAATGAACCTCGAAATTGAAGGTTATGAGGTTGTTGCAGTTGGAGATGGGCTTTCAGCTATTAAAACCTTTCATGGTCAGCGGTTCAATATGATTGTATTGGACATCATGCTTCCCGAAGTTGATGGTATTCATGTTTGTGAAAAAGTGCGGCTCGAAGATGCAGATGTTCCTATCCTGTTTCTCACTGCAAAAGATGCTCCTCAAGACAAAGTGATTGGATTGAAAAAAGGGGCTGATGACTACATGACCAAACCCTTCAATTTAGAAGAGTTCTTGCTTCGTGTCAAAAGATTGATTAGACAAAGCATGAAAACAGAAACGCCTACAAGAGAGATTATTGAATACAGTTTTGGCAACAATGAAATCAATTTTGCCACTTACAAAGCAGTCTGCCAAAAAGGAGAGGTAAGTCTTACGAACAAAGAATCCAAACTCTTGAAACTCTTGATTGAACGCAACAATGAAGTGGTTTCTCGTGAGCAAATTTTGCAGTTTGTTTGGGGATACGATGTCTATCCTTCTACCCGAACGATTGACAACTTTATTTTGGCATTCCGCAAATACTTTGAAGAAGACCCCAAAAAACCAGAATTTTTTCACTCCATCCGTGGTGTAGGCTACAAATTCACCAATCTCGACGAAGTAGATAATACGCAACAAATGTTGGCTTAG